The nucleotide sequence TCCAGCCAATTTCAAGCTATGACATCAGTCACTGAGAGCAGAGTTGAGAAGATAAGAGCACAAGACATCCTCAGAACACCCCTGGAAGGGAGTATGGGTGGGGCACTGATAACGTCTCCCACAGGGACAGCTACAGACACAGAACTCACGGTTCATATTCTGCAATATGTCAATGTTTAAACAACAGGATTCCTTGCCACATCTTTGAATAACTTCACAGTCAAGGAAGGCGTGTATTGTTTATTGCTCTTACATCATCTCCCCTCTGATCGTCAACCCCCATCACAATGTCATGTGTCCCTGGGATCAGTGAAAATCCATTTTAAGAGGCCAGATTTTAAGGGTCCCTCCCTTTGGTCAACCAAACAGTAATGCACATGTCTTGTTTTACTTGAGcaaaaataatacacacacacacacacacacacacacacacttcttctGATAGTAGTGTTTCATTTTCCTCAAAGTAACCACCTCTCACCCCATCCTGAGAACTCAGCCCTTACTACCTGGCTGTAGCAATTAGTCATGACACAGATCTAGTCAATTAAAATGCTCCAGTGCCCTGGAGATGGGGGAGAAGACCCCAGCTGGACCACTGATGCTCTCTGCTTGGAATTCTTCGAACAAGGAAATCTCTTCCCACAGGGTTACTGGGCTAGAAGATGTAAGCCTGAACCAGCTGGCAGCCATTCTCCACCAATAGGAAAGAACTCTGCAGAGAATGAGTCCAGCAGAGAAAAGAGCCGAGCTGAGAAAAGTCAGTCCTGATCACTTTAGGTGTGCCTTTGTATCCAGCTGTTCCTGAAGACAGGCAGACTACTTGACTATGTCAGTCCATAAAATCCCTTTTCTGACTTAAGGCACTTTGAGATGGATTTTCAGTCACTTGCCACCACAAGATGACAGGATCAAGTAAACTGAACTTTACCGCACACTCTTCCGGCTTTCTCTCCTTGGCCTAAATAGAGCTGCATTTAGAAGTCAGAATACAGTTCATGGTggcctggtggtgtggctcaagcagtaagagcacctgcctagcaagcacgaggccctgagttcaaatcccagtgcaataacaacaacaacaaaaaagaatacagTTCTTGGGGACCCTGCCTCCACGGGGCTAAGGACAAATCCCAAGCAGATCCAGCCTGCGTgagctgggggaggaggggggtgtCACTTGAGGATACGGATGCTCATTTTTTGTTCGATGTCCATCTTCTCCAAGGACTGGGGAGAGATAGACAAGGTCATGTCAGAAGGCTTGATTCCCAATCCTCTCTGCTTCCAACCTCCTCCCCCAAGGTCTGACCCACTCTCCAGGGTCCCACCCGTCCCTGGGAACCCCTATTTTTGTGTCCTTCTCCTTCAAACTTTACTCCCCATGCCCGTCTGTCCTAGGGACTCCTGATGTCAACTCCTTAGTGCCTGAGGGCATTCCAACCTTGGTGAACTCCAAGAAGGACACAGCCCCGTCCCCATCTTCATCGGCCTCCTGCACAGTGCGGTCTGTGATGCTCTCCAACTGCTCTTCTGTCACTTGCACCCCAACCATCAGCCGGAGAAcctgggaggagagagaagagacagccatagctggacatggtggcacgcagctataatcccagctactcaaaagccagacaggagaattatgagttggaggccagtctggacaatgTTAGGGGcaccctatctcaaacacaaaCAAGAGGTTTGTGTTagggtctgggggtgtggctagAGCAGCCCTGAATTTGCTTTCcataaaaaaggaagagacagccataaagaagaggtGCAAAGGCTACTGTCCTGCCCCCAAACCTttcccacctcaccccaccccgTGCCCACAGCCCTGCTTTGTGTCACCCCACCTTTGTGGCAGCCCATCCTTCCCACCTGTAGCAGCTCCAGTCTGGAGATCATTCCGTCCCGATCCAGGTCATAGAGCTGGAATGCAACTGGGAAGAGAGTGGGGACAAAGGAAGGTGACTCTTCCCTGTTTCCTTCTCCCAGAAGGCCTCCCTGGAGGGGTGGAAAGTCACACAAAGGAGTGGGAGGTTGCCGGGCCTCTCCCTGGAGTGGGTAAATCCGGGCCTTACTTGGGCAGGTCCCCACAAACTCACAGCGCAGTTTGTTCATTCTGCTGTTGAGGGGTTCAGGTTGCTTGGGGTCTCGGTTTCCAATTTCTTCATCATCTACAGGTCGAAAATGAGCCAGGACCCTAACAAAGCCTGCGAAATCAACTCCCTGACTCCTAGGAGAAGGGACGGAGGGACAGTCCCTAGTGAGCCCCCTGCCTTGACTCCGGCCCACCCACCTCCAGACTCCACCTCCATCTCCCCATCTTCAGCAGGGCCTCACCCGTCCGGGAAGAAGCTGCCTATAATGCGGTCTCCCAGGGGGTTCACGGCCAGCGCCCCAATCTGCTGGAGGTCCATCCGACTGGAAAGACAAAGGGAGTGGGTAAAGGCGGCAGACGGGGCATGGAAGAAGGGACGGAGTCCGAGAGATTGAGGCAAGAGGTCATCAGGCCAGCTCCCCCCTCACCTCAAGTAGCCCTTCTTGTTCCTGTCCAGCGCTCGGAACCGGTGGTAGAGGCGGAGCAGACTGGCCTGCGAGACTACGGAAGGGAATGGGGAAGGGTGACCCATCCGAGGACGCACGGGACCGGGACAGGGACAGGGCTCGGCTGCTGAAGTCCCTCAGGGGACCTCCAACCCGCGGGCTGGGGCCAGAACTGAAGAGAGTTTAACAAGATCCAGGGAAGGGCCAGGTTCGAGACCGGGAGGCTCCCAACGCCCAGCAAACCCAGGAACCAAAGCCTACCCCCTCCGTGCGCGGCCAGCTCTGCCTTCAGCCTCGATCGGTGCCCGAGGACACCTGGTGCCTGGGCGAATCTGACCTCCAAGCCCGTGAACCCGGCCCTCCTCGAACTTGAACTCCAGGGCTTTGAGTTAACGCCCCGTGGCCCGGCGGTCCCGGACCCCTGCGCGGCCGCGTCCAGCTTCGGGGCGCAGATCACCCTCAACCACGCCTTCCTCGGGGTCCCCATGCCCTGGGTCGGTCCCCCGATCTCCTCCCCTCCGGGGAGCACTCACAGCCGGTCTCTCTCCGGATGGCGTCCAGGTCGGGGATGACCGCGGCGTGAGAGCCGCGCGAGCCCATGGCGCAGCTGCGGGCGGCCGGCGGCCCGGGGACCCAGGCGTTCTCTCTTCCCACCCCGAGGCGCGGCCGCCCTGTGGCCCCAGGGCCGAAGGCCACCCGCCTGGCGAGCAGCCAGACTCCAGAACCTCGGCGTTCCTCGCCTCCCACCTGCGAGTCGGCGAAGAGAAAACAATGCCCGGGATCGCGGGTCACAGCCGAGTGTGCACAACGGGTTGTTTCAGCCCAGGAACTTAGAGGCTGGGCCAGGCCGGTCCCCGCCTTTCTCGGCCTCCCTCGGGTCTGCGCTCTCCCCGTGCGCCCCACACATCCGCCCGCCTCCTCCTACGGGGCAGGCCCTCCAGTGTCCACGCTCTGGAAAAGACAGGGAGTTCAAGTACTGCCGGGAAGAGGTGGAGGCTTTCGACTCCATCCCTGATGGCCCCAGTCTGGTGGCAGGAGGAGGCGGCAGGGAGAGGCAGTGGGGGAGAGGGGTCCCGTTAAGTGAAAGGAACACTAACTACTAGGACTTAGACTGGAATCTCACAGAGCTGCTGCTGTTTTGTAACAGAAAAGGCATCAAATCCAGAATTATCCAAAATCCAGATTCCTGGTTTCTTCCAAGAACCAGGAGTTCTGggatgaggatgtagctcagtggtagagcccttgcctaccgtgggcaaggtcctgggttctggGCAGGATCTCCAGCACCAGGAAGAAGAAACACTTAGAAGTTTTGATATCACTAAAGTGAGGGACTGTCCATTTGCCACAGTTCCCACCCAGCCCAGTTCACCCCCCTTGTGTAACCCGGAGGCCCTGGTAGAACAACCTGGAAATGACTTAGACTTCTGCTCAGTCCTCCAACACCAAGAAATCTGAAGCCTGAGAGAGGGTTCCAGACGCCACTGTGACTGACTTGAAATACTAACAGCAATAACAAAGGCTTGTGTTCCTCCCACTCCATCCCCAAGCCCAGGCACTTTGCTGGGCATTTTATTTGCACTGGCTCACAGATTCCTCAGAGCCCCTGCTAGACTGCTTCTCACTTTTATGTGGTCTATAGAGGCTGCCAAGGGGATTGGTTGTGAACTATTGAAAAGCACCACAGACTGCGTAATTTATAGAATAAAGGTTTATTCTGCTCCCGGTTTTCAAGACTGGGAAGGTCAAGATGGGGCAGCTGTATCCAATGAGGTTCTTCTTGTTGGGGAGTCTCTGCAGAGTCCCAAGATGGCAAAGGATATCACATGGAAAGACTTGACAGAGCATTTCAGTTCaagtctcttcttataaagccacagaTCCATTGGATTAGGGACCCACccttatgacttcatttaaccttaatgACCTCccaaagatcccatctccaactACCATGGTTAGATTAAGTTTCTGCCCTTTTGGTACCTCACAAAGGACATTAAACTTCAGCAGTGAGAGTCATATCACCCCAAGGAGGCAAcaaatcttgttttctttctatgtATGAAGCACAGTTTTACATACAGTACACAAATAAATGTACAGTATATCTGCTATATTAAAATCTTGTGAGGGAAGAAtgataaagttttttaaaaaaaagtctaaataGACTCCAGGGAGGAAAAAATAGTGACGGAAAAAGAAAGTTAGTTGTAAAATAAAGAAGCCAGTTCATTGTTAGGGGTCCAGTTTTGAAACTATTTTCCCATTATAATCACATTGTAAGGGTTCAATTTCATATCCACCCTAGAGAGAAAAAAAGCTAGAGAAACAGTTTATTCTGCAGCCCAAGGCAGAGGCTTCCTTCAGATGAGCCTTGAAAATATTGATCTCA is from Castor canadensis chromosome 17, mCasCan1.hap1v2, whole genome shotgun sequence and encodes:
- the Chp2 gene encoding calcineurin B homologous protein 2 — its product is MGSRGSHAAVIPDLDAIRRETGFSQASLLRLYHRFRALDRNKKGYLSRMDLQQIGALAVNPLGDRIIGSFFPDGSQGVDFAGFVRVLAHFRPVDDEEIGNRDPKQPEPLNSRMNKLRFAFQLYDLDRDGMISRLELLQVLRLMVGVQVTEEQLESITDRTVQEADEDGDGAVSFLEFTKSLEKMDIEQKMSIRILK